A single window of Oncorhynchus clarkii lewisi isolate Uvic-CL-2024 chromosome 10, UVic_Ocla_1.0, whole genome shotgun sequence DNA harbors:
- the LOC139418166 gene encoding E3 ubiquitin-protein ligase rififylin-like, with product MWTSCCSWFCLEPTATVEENVSSWRQAYTNSGYSQSLTSPEHMCKACGGQFNTIARKHVCVDCKKNFCGHCSVQLEPPRPRLCHTCQHFHGTLFDRAQLMRLKVRELRDYLHLHEVPTQTCREKEELVELVLGQQTPSTSSETVSSQPRAHNNVPSPGTPSPPQTQGPISPDTLSPEQPEQSAPEAEPESEQISDEEDDEEEDEGEESSDNEETLIPGRRASLSDLSCVEDIEGLSVRQLKEILARNFVNYKGCCEKWELMERVTRLYNNQKDLQNLDPAAPKSQEENLCRICMDSPIDCVLLECGHMVTCSKCGKRMSECPICRQYVVRAVHVFRS from the exons ATGTGGACATCCTGTTGTAGCTGGTTTTGTTTAGAACCCACCGCCACAGTGGAAGAAAACGTCAGCTCCTGGCGCCAGGCCTACACAAACTCAGGCTACAGCCAATCCCTGACCTCTCCCGAACATATGTGCAAGGCCTGCGGAGGCCAATTCAACACCATCGCTAGGAAG CATGTCTGCGTGGACTGCAAGAAGAACTTCTGCGGCCACTGCTCTGTGCAGCTGGAGCCGCCACGCCCGCGCCTCTGCCACACATGTCAGCACTTTCACGGAACCCTATTCGACCGCGCCCAGTTGATGCGACTCAAG GTGCGGGAGCTGCGCGACTACCTCCACCTGCATGAGGTGCCCACCCAGACGTGCCGGGAAAAGGAGGAGCTGGTTGAGCTGGTCTTGGGCCAGCAGACCCCTAGCACCAGCAGTGAGACCGTGTCCTCCCAGCCCAGGGCTCACAACAACGTCCCTTCCCCAGGCACACCATCCCCTCCCCAGACACAGGGCCCTATCAGCCCTGACACATTGAGCCCAGAGCAGCCAGAACAATCAGCCCCCGAGGCAGAGCCAGAGTCAGAGCAGATATctgatgaggaggatgatgaagaggaggacgaaggTGAAGAG TCATCAGACAACGAGGAGACCCTGATCCCCGGCCGGAGGGCCTCTCTGTCTGACCTGAGCTGCGTTGAGGACATCGAGGGCCTGAGCGTGCGCCAGCTGAAGGAGATCTTGGCCCGCAACTTTGTCAACTACAAGGGCTGCTGCGAGAAGTGGGAGCTGATGGAGAGGGTCACCCGCCTCTACAACAACCAGAAGGACCTCCAGAACCTAG ACCCTGCGGCTCCCAAGAGCCAGGAGGAGAACCTCTGTCGGATCTGCATGGACTCTCCCATTGACTGTGTTCTGCTGGAGTGCGGCCACATGGTCACCTGCAGCAAGTGCGGCAAACGCATGAGCGAGTGCCCCATCTGTAGGCAGTACGTGGTACGGGCGGTGCATGTCTTCAGGTCCTGA